Proteins from one Patescibacteria group bacterium genomic window:
- a CDS encoding pentapeptide repeat-containing protein — translation MEFEEQSFEKETFNKIQCTGQDLQDKEFVRCLFVKCDFSYSKFSGASFVDCAFTDSNLANIKIDNCSFQNVVFKNCKIVGVAFSSVKTLLIEWSFHNCVIDLCDFQSLEIRLTKFIDCTIKETDFSKTNLTGVDFSGSDLQGSKFQNTILEKADLSGAKNYYIDLMQNKIKGAKFSYPEASTLLDSFNIILK, via the coding sequence ATGGAATTTGAAGAGCAAAGTTTTGAAAAAGAAACGTTTAATAAGATTCAGTGTACCGGACAAGACTTACAGGATAAAGAATTTGTTCGCTGTTTATTTGTAAAATGTGACTTTAGTTATAGTAAATTCTCCGGCGCGTCGTTTGTCGATTGTGCTTTTACAGACTCAAATCTTGCCAACATTAAGATTGATAATTGTAGTTTTCAAAATGTTGTTTTTAAAAATTGTAAAATAGTCGGTGTCGCTTTTTCGAGTGTAAAGACTTTATTAATAGAATGGTCGTTTCATAATTGTGTTATCGATCTTTGTGATTTTCAAAGCTTAGAAATTCGATTGACGAAATTTATTGACTGTACTATAAAAGAAACGGATTTCTCTAAAACTAATTTAACGGGAGTTGATTTTTCCGGCTCTGATTTGCAAGGCAGTAAATTTCAAAATACAATTTTGGAAAAAGCAGATTTATCCGGGGCGAAAAATTACTATATTGACCTGATGCAGAATAAAATTAAGGGCGCAAAATTTTCTTATCCCGAAGCTTCGACCTTACTAGATTCGTTTAATATTATTTTAAAATAA
- a CDS encoding cation diffusion facilitator family transporter, whose protein sequence is MSNQRTTGLTSVALAFLGNLFIAFMKLIAFFVSGSSVMFSEAIHSFADTANQGLLMVGIKRSMKKADAYFDYGYGQERFLWALISACGIFFLGAGVTIYNGIESLRGENSIFLNKYVFIILGLSLIIETFTLLVAVREIKKNSNGRKFFKALEVADPTTLAVLYEDSVAVLGILVASLSMVLTMITGQHYWDAAGSIVVGLLLGFIAVVLIKKNMELLKSRSIPEEAKERLIEILESEPAIERVIDLKSSILNVGVYRVICEVEFNGPSLLRELYKNNEMREEYDDIKEDYQEFIRFCADYADRIPRLIGSKINKIEEEIQREIPEIRHIDIELN, encoded by the coding sequence ATGTCAAATCAAAGAACCACTGGTCTTACTTCTGTTGCGCTTGCCTTCTTGGGAAATCTTTTTATTGCTTTTATGAAGTTGATTGCTTTTTTTGTTTCTGGATCAAGCGTTATGTTTTCGGAAGCAATCCATAGTTTTGCCGATACCGCCAATCAGGGTTTATTAATGGTCGGTATTAAACGATCAATGAAAAAAGCGGATGCTTATTTTGATTATGGTTATGGTCAGGAAAGATTTTTGTGGGCATTAATTTCAGCATGCGGTATTTTTTTTCTTGGCGCTGGTGTGACAATTTATAATGGTATCGAATCGTTGCGTGGAGAAAACTCGATTTTTTTAAATAAATATGTTTTTATTATTTTGGGCTTATCTTTGATTATTGAGACGTTTACTTTATTGGTAGCCGTTAGAGAAATAAAGAAAAACAGCAACGGCCGAAAATTCTTTAAAGCTTTGGAGGTTGCTGATCCGACCACATTGGCAGTTTTATATGAAGATAGTGTCGCCGTTCTTGGTATTTTGGTTGCTTCTTTGAGTATGGTTTTAACGATGATAACCGGTCAGCATTATTGGGATGCAGCTGGTTCGATAGTAGTTGGTTTGTTGTTGGGTTTTATTGCAGTGGTTTTGATTAAGAAAAACATGGAGCTTTTGAAGAGTAGGTCTATTCCCGAAGAGGCCAAAGAGCGCTTGATTGAAATCTTGGAATCCGAGCCGGCGATTGAAAGAGTGATTGATTTAAAATCATCAATTCTTAATGTCGGTGTTTATCGTGTTATATGTGAAGTTGAATTTAATGGTCCGTCGCTCTTGCGTGAACTTTATAAAAATAATGAGATGCGCGAAGAGTATGACGATATCAAAGAGGACTATCAAGAGTTTATTCGTTTTTGTGCCGACTATGCCGATCGTATTCCGCGTTTAATCGGCTCTAAAATTAATAAGATTGAGGAGGAAATTCAAAGAGAGATTCCGGAGATTCGTCATATTGACATTGAGCTGAATTAA
- the der gene encoding ribosome biogenesis GTPase Der: MAENKKAPLVVLFGRTNVGKSTLFNVLTGKKIALVSDIEGSTRDANTGMVDWQGKKFKLVDTGGILDVRHLNKTKKEIKEIGQTDNIDAKVQQQARDYLKKADLILFMVDAQVGIIGDDKIMALALKKIIPEAKNVLLVVNKSDSPKLRRDVNEFNKLALGDPISVSAVTSSGTGDLLDIVVKNLKVRKTKDIDLEKDADKTINVTIIGKPNVGKSSFINKLIDRFSTDEDAQRMITSATAHTTREPKDVQFNYQNYIINLIDTAGISKSARKNLKKGRSHDALEKFSIEKSIATLGKADIAMLMIDIHEGITQQESKIIDDIIERQVSLIIVANKWDLVEDRDTKKYKQTIYNEFPYATWAPIQFISALTGEKVEKTLEMIVRLANARKTEINENYLTKFLLRIVKKHAPVRGGGVKNPYIYKLRQKRSNPPKFEIVIGSDDNIDQTYVRYIENRLRENFKIEGTPVFVSVIRKKGVHGQHDLVKLANPEKRKKPRIFHSPSIVRRR, from the coding sequence ATGGCAGAAAATAAAAAAGCGCCTCTCGTGGTTCTCTTTGGACGCACCAATGTAGGCAAATCAACCCTTTTCAACGTTTTAACAGGCAAGAAAATTGCCCTAGTTTCCGACATTGAAGGTTCTACTCGCGACGCCAACACCGGCATGGTTGATTGGCAAGGTAAAAAATTCAAACTAGTTGATACTGGTGGCATCTTAGACGTTCGTCATTTAAACAAAACCAAAAAAGAAATCAAAGAAATTGGTCAGACTGACAATATCGATGCCAAGGTACAACAACAAGCCCGTGATTATTTGAAAAAGGCTGATTTGATCTTGTTTATGGTTGATGCGCAGGTTGGTATTATCGGTGATGATAAGATCATGGCTCTGGCCTTGAAGAAAATTATTCCTGAAGCAAAAAATGTCTTGTTGGTAGTAAACAAATCCGACAGTCCAAAATTGCGTCGTGATGTAAATGAATTTAATAAGCTTGCTCTAGGTGATCCAATCTCTGTTTCTGCTGTAACCAGCTCCGGTACTGGTGATTTGCTTGATATTGTGGTAAAAAATTTAAAAGTTCGCAAGACAAAAGATATTGATCTTGAGAAGGATGCGGATAAAACAATCAACGTTACCATTATCGGCAAGCCAAATGTTGGTAAATCGAGCTTTATCAATAAATTAATCGATCGCTTCTCCACCGATGAAGACGCGCAAAGAATGATTACCTCTGCGACGGCACACACCACAAGAGAACCAAAAGATGTCCAATTTAATTATCAAAACTATATTATCAATTTAATCGATACTGCCGGCATCAGCAAAAGCGCGCGCAAGAACCTAAAAAAGGGTCGCTCTCATGACGCCCTGGAAAAATTCAGTATTGAAAAATCAATCGCCACTCTAGGCAAGGCAGACATCGCTATGTTAATGATCGACATTCACGAAGGCATCACCCAACAAGAATCCAAAATCATCGACGATATTATCGAAAGACAGGTTAGTTTAATTATTGTCGCTAACAAATGGGATTTAGTCGAAGATCGCGACACAAAAAAATACAAGCAAACAATTTACAACGAATTCCCTTACGCCACCTGGGCACCAATTCAATTCATCTCTGCGCTTACTGGCGAAAAGGTTGAAAAAACCTTAGAAATGATTGTTAGACTAGCCAATGCCCGTAAAACTGAAATTAACGAAAATTATTTAACCAAGTTCTTATTAAGGATTGTAAAAAAACACGCTCCCGTTCGTGGTGGTGGTGTAAAGAATCCCTACATCTACAAGTTAAGACAGAAGCGATCAAATCCGCCAAAGTTCGAAATCGTAATTGGCTCCGATGATAATATCGACCAGACCTATGTTCGGTATATCGAGAATCGTCTCCGCGAAAATTTCAAAATCGAAGGTACTCCAGTTTTTGTAAGTGTAATTCGTAAAAAAGGCGTTCATGGTCAACATGATCTTGTTAAGCTTGCTAATCCGGAAAAAAGAAAGAAGCCAAGAATTTTCCATTCACCATCTATTGTTCGAAGGCGATAA